gtggagctgctggagggctccAGACCAGGCCACCAAAGCTGATCAGAGAGGTGGAGAACCTCcacatggggacaggctgggagggctggggtggttcagcctggagaaggctccagggagaccttagggcagccttccagtgcctgaaggggctgcaggagagctgggcagggatttGTGacgagggctgggggtgagaggagctggggcagtggcttggagctggcagggggcaggctgagcctggagaggaggaagagagttgTTCTGTTTCCTTCCCACAGAAAACCATCGAGTCTGAAACAGTGAAAACCTCAGAGGTGATCAAGAAGAAGCTGGAAGAAATCACTGGCACAGTGAAAGAGGTGaagggcagctgggggaggagcTGTCCCAGGCTGGGAGGTTCTCTCtcgctgccaggagctggcaccaggctggaggggttggaagggacctctggagctcctccagcccaaccccctgctaaggcagggcccccacagcagcttgcccagaggagggctgctggtggtgtctgCCCCCCTGACTCCCAGCCCCCTGGGTCTGGCCTTCAGTGCAGCAATGAgcagcagtgagtggcagcctgctgctgcttctcctcaagccttcctgcagcagcttacagctgggagctgctgcctggagatCTTGGAGCATTTCAAGGATCTCCTCAGCATCTGTGGagctccactggactctccaggggttccctgtccctctggagctggggagcccagagctgaaggcagcactgcagatgtggtctccctagggcagagcagagagggagcaaaaccttccttgacctgctggcctcgCTCTCCaggccccccaggagccccttggccatgggggcacattgctggctcatgggcaccttgctgcccccagcacttccaggtccttctccatgcagctgcagctgtcctggtgcAGGGAACTCatcctgcccaggggctggagcctgcacTTGCCCTGCTTGGACCTCCTGAGGGAGCTCTGGGTGGCCAGCAGTGATCTCAGGAGGGTTTTGCCCCTCCTGAGGGAGCTCTGAGTGGCCAGCAGTGATCTCAGGAGGGTTTTGCCCCTCCTGAGGGAGCTCTGGGTGGCCAGCAGTGATCTCAGGAGGGTTTTGCCCCTCCTGAGGGAGCTCTGAGTAGCCAGCAGTGATCTCAGGAGGGTTTTGCCCCTCCTGAGGGAGCTCTGGGTGGCCAGCAGTGATCTCAGGAGGGTTTTGCCCCTCCTGAGGGAGCTCTGAGTAGCCAGCAGTGATCTCAGGAGGGTTTTGCCCCTCCTGAGGGAGCTCTGAGTAGCCAGCAGTGATCTCAGGAGGGTTTTGCCCCTCCTGAGGGAGCTCTGGGTGGCCAGCAGTGATCTCAGGAGGGTTTTGCCCCTCCTGAGGGAGCTCTGGGTGGCCAGCAGTGAtctccaggggagggctggaggcctctcggtgcctggctgctgtgtcctgctgagtgtcccctgtgccctgcagctgtggtcccctcagccctgctgggtgtgcctgaggggatcctcagcaggacaggctgggggaagccttccctggggctggccctcagctttgctgtgctcctgcagagcctggatgaagtCAGCAGGAGCGACCTGGGCCGGAAGATAAaggagggggtggaggaggcAGCAAAGACAGCAAAGCAGTCTGCAGAGTCTGTGACCAAGggaggggagaagctgggcaagACAGCAGCCTTCAAAGCCATCTCTCAGGTAcctgagccctgcccctgggaggcCCCAGCGTGGGGGGCACAGCTCCTGGAAGTCAGAGCtgcacagaaggggttgggttggaagggaccttgaagggcatccagctgcagctcccctgccagggTGGAGGCCAGGAGTGGTTGGacctctgccctgtccctggctccctgggggcagagcccaaccccccctggctgcagcctcctctcagggagctgcagagagcagtgaggtctccctcagcctcctctgctccaggctgagcacccccagccccctcagctgctcctccccagccctgctccccagggcctggctctgtggccctcctctgggcctgctgcagctcctcagtgtccttgggGTGAGAAGGCCAAAGCTGACCCCAgcactcaaggggtggcctccccaggggcaccatccctgccctgctcctggccacaccattgctgatccaggccagccTGCTGGTGGCCAGCACACACTGGGCTGTCAGCCaagacccccaggtctctctctgggGTTCCTAAGCCCTCCCcatgcccctgcagcagctgcaggcccaggaggagctcaggcagcaggaagtggctgaggtgctgcagggactgcgGCAGCCGAGGCTGGGctcttggtttggggggggtctgCTTTGATCAAATCCATTTCCAGGGGCTGGAAAAGGGTGGAGAGGGGTGGGCAAAAATGCCCTGAGTGGGGTCTTCTCCTTTGCCAGGGAGTAGAAAGtgtgaggaaggagctggatgaAAGTGTCCTGGGGCAGAGTGCTCCTTACCGGCGGCCGCCGCGGCTGCGCAAGAGGACGGAGTACTCAGGGGacagcaccaaggagcagagagtCTTTGAGGCTAATGAGTGAgtcctggggctcagctgggctggctctgcctctctctgctctaATTAACAGCTTCAttacagggctgggggggggggtgaaatgcaagtgctggagggaggctgtggggtgaGGGACGATGCCCCTGGGGGCGAGAGGGAAGCCTCAGCCTGGGTCCCAcggagctgaggctgctgggggtggaaCTGAGCCCTTGGGTCAGCCCCTGGGGCCCTTGGGTCAGCCCCTGGGGCCCTTGCATCatccagcagggacagcagcacctCAGGTGGCTTCCTGACTTGCCCATGGGTTGTGCTCTCTCCTCTCATTGCTGCCAggctcaggcagggctcagcctcagctcctttgctctctctgctgccttctcccctcAGTCCTCTCCCAgttgtgtgctgcagcagcctctgacactgctggggaggctctTCAGGATGTCCTTGTCCCTCCTTCATGGTTCTCTCCCCTGCCttctgtgcttcccagggaggccATGGGGGTGGTGCTGCACAAGGACTCCAAGTGGTACCAGCAGTGGAAGGACTTCAAGGACAACAATGTGGTCTTCAACAGTgagtgtggcacaggcagggcagcagcacaccactgcccctgccctgctgctgcctctgatgGAGCtcacctcagcacaggaggcaaatgcagctgctggagcaggcccagaggaggccaccaagctgctcagagggctgcagaacctctgtgtggggccaggctgggagggttggggctgttcagcctggagagggctccagggagacctcagagcagcctcccagtgcctgaagggctccagaggagctggggagggacttgtgacaagggctgggggtgccaggatgagaagcagtggctgtgagctgggagtggggagactgagactggggaggaggaagacagtgtttagagtgagggtgaggagactgGCACAGGGTTGGGGGTTAAGGGTTGGGAGTTAGGGGCAGGAGTGAGGTTAGAGTTAGGGGGAAGGGttgaaggaagagaaagcatCCTCCTGGTGGCAGGGAGCCCCAGGGAGCACCCTCCTGGTGGCAGGGGGCCCCAGGGAGCACCCTCCTGGTGGCAGGGAGCCCCAGGGAGCACCCTCCTGGTGGCAGGGAGCCCCAGGGAGCACCCTCCTGGTGCCAGGGGGCCCCGGGGAGCACCCTCCTGGTGGCAGGGGGCCCCAGGGAGCACCCTCCTGGTGGCAGGGGGCCCCAGGGAGCACCCTCCTGGTGGCAGGGGGCCCCAGGGAGCACCTTCCTGGTGGCAGTTGCTGccgaggagctggggaggggcaagcagctgcctgtggaagCCGAAGCttggatgcccagggagggagggcagagcccggCAGGGAtggccccggggcagggctgcgCCCCCTGCCGGGCTGCGCTGGGAGGGCGCCGCCGGCTCCCTGccggctcccagccccctgccggCTCCCTGCCGCGCCGCGGGCTGACCGCTCCGTGCCGCAGGGTTCTTTGCGATGAAGATGCGCTACGACGAGAGCGACCACGCCCTCATCCGGGCCTCCCGAGCCCTCACCGACAGGGTCTCTGACCTCCTGGGTAagggcccctgctgccctgctgccctgcccctgctgccctgctgccctgctgccctgctgccctgctgccctgctgccctgctgccctgctgcccccctgcccctgctgcccccctgccctgcccccctgccctgctgccctgcccctgctgccctgcccctgctgcccctgctgcccccctgcccctcctgctgccctgcccctcctgccctgcccctcctgccctgcccctcctgccctgcccccagcctcctgggccccctctgggcctgctcctggctgcagttCTGCCTCCAtgcactgcagagagctctTGGGTGCTGTGGTTGCAGCCTCTGGGagtgagctgggctgcagagggagggcagcaggaggcacttgGAGCACCCTGGCCTTGGTCTCTGCAGtgggcttggggcagggaagtTCTCCAGGCCCCAGGGAGCTGACAGCTGCAGTTCTGGGCAGAGTTTCAGGGGGGTTAGGAGTTCctgagggggaggcaggggaggcactggagcaggctgcccagggaggccgtggaggcctcctgcctggggctggagagagctctggcttgctgcagtgtgccagggacagcctgagggagctgggggggggaaatttcaacccaccacaggttcttcagcctggagatgaccCCAGGGGGACCTTgggtccttcccagccccctgtgcggctctcctggctcagggtggagggagctgcagcctgccctgcagcgcTCCCAGCcgcctgctccttccctctgctcccccaccAAGGGctcttcctgctggctgctgcctgctgtggcagcaggccCTGACTGAGCTGTCTCCCCAGGGGGGCTGTTCTCCAAGACAGAGATGTCTGAGGTGCTGACAGAGATCCTCAGGGTGGATCCCTCCTTCGACAAGGATCGCTTCCTGCGGCAGTGCGAGAGGGACATCATCCCCAAcgtgctggaggtgaggcagggcagcagccacctccccagcctccctctgggGCTCTTGGAGAGCATtcttctgccaggcctctgGTGCTGGgcccagcctttgctcctccagcatccagctctgcacccagcctgagcTGACCCTGGCCAAGGGGAGGTTGGGTCCCAGCCggccctggggctggaagccttccctctcccagcaggcagctcaaggGGCTTGGTGGCCTTGAAAGCAAGCaaccaaccctgctctgccatggcctccatggggacaggctgggggagctggggctgtgcagcctgcagaggagaaggctccagggagacctcagagctgcctgccaggagctgaagggctccaggagagctggggagggacttgggacaggggctgggagggacaggacaagggacaacagctttgagctgggagaggagagactgaggctggagaggaggaagaaactctctccagtgaggctggggaggctctggcacaggctgcccagggaggctgtggctgcctcctccctggaggtgctcagggccaggctgggtgaggcctgcagcagctgaggccagctgagagctgtccctgcctgtggcagaggggttgatgatctctgaggtcccctccagcctgaggcATTCTGAtccactctgctgctggccctgagcTCAGTTTGCAATCAGCCTCTGCACTTGGGAGTcctggggtgggttggaagggaccttaaagatcacccagctccagccaggacctctccccatcagcttctcccagctaggagcagctcctggctgagcagagctcactgagcagagtctgagcTGGGAAGTCAAACCCCTGCCCAGACTTagctctgcactgcctgcaggcaggccctgggtcagcccctggctgtagAGCCAggctccccctgctccttccccaggctgtcccagcagggaggaggtcagtttgctgctgcaggtgctgagcatctcagctcctctgctgcaggagctgtcatGGAATGGCCAATTGtgttcccttcctctctcccaggctctgattgctggggagctggagatccTCAAGGACTGGTGCTATGAAGCAGtgagtggagctgctggggggctgctggggggggtggggagctgctggggggggctgggatgctgctgggggggctggggagctgctgggggggctggggagctgctggggggggtggggagctgctgggggggggctggggagctgctggggagctgctggggggggctggggagctgctggggggactggggagctgctggggagggctggggggggttggggaggtgccaaagggtggggagggagagaataAATGGAACTGACTCAGTCCAGCTCCctgaacaggctgggggcaggaagagcttcttcagaGTCTGGAGTGGctcaggggggaagggagctcagagctcagctgctccaagccccagccatgggcaaggacagctctcagctgccccaggcctcatccagcctggccctgagcacccccaggcaggaggcagccacagcctccctgggcagcctgggccaggctctcaccaccctcacactgaggaacttcttcctcagctccactctaaccctgctctgcctcagctccaaacccttccccctgggcctggctccagaccccctcaggaaagtctctctgcagccttcctgcaggatgcctccaggccctggcagcagctctgagctccccctggagccttctcctccaggctgcacagccccagctccctcagcctgtgctcagagctgctccagccctgggctcacctctgtgactgagaggccttgagcctcctgggctggtggaggtgtccctgggcatggcagaggggctgggactgggtggGCTTGGAGGTGCTCCCagcccaaggccttctctgggTGCTCTCCTTGGTGCCcaccagcagagggctgggagaggcagtGCCTGGTGCTCAACTTCTCCCCAgcaacactgcagcagggaggagggaggcaaaGCAGCCTGCAAGTCAAGAAAGTTCTTCCATTGGTTCAGGCAGCCTTTGAAGTGACCCTGCAGAGTTCCTCCCTGGTctctggaggggagcagcagcttcagctgggtttggaaagcagagagcaaaccctgctcagctcctgctgcttgccaATGAAGCTCCTCAGTCAGAAACTCAGCTGCAAGGtgaaggcagggggggagctgagagccctgtgaTGTGAATCCAGGaggtgaaggctctggagcagcctcAGAGCCCAGAGTGGcagcctggaggggctggaaggcagctctggagctcagcccaagccccctgccccagcagggctcccacagcagcctgcccagggccacagtgcccagggggggttgggagctctgcagggaaggagactccaaacctctctgggcagcctgccccaggcctccagcagcctcacaccaaagctttctcctccttccctgctggctgcctctgagcagcccaaagccttctctctgctcctttgtgACAGAGCAAACCCAGAGCTGTAACCCAAGCCTGTTGCTCCCTCTAGACCTACAGCCAGCTTGCTCACCCAATCCAGCAGGCCAAGGCCATGGGGCTGCAGTTCCACTCCAGGATCCTGGACATTGACAACCTGGATGTgagtccccccctgccccacctgggggggctgagtgggcagcagcctcccagagggctctgggtgggaagggacctccaagggtcactcagtcagcagggaggtggttggggccttcccccctgggggtgttccaggtGGGGctccagagggctctgggcatcctgctctggctgagtgcagggggcctggggctgggtgacctttggaggtccccttccagcccaaacccttgtgggctctgcaggcagagcaggctgctcagagccccaggcagctctggggccagggctggggcagctgcagcctctctgggccaggctctccccaccctcagcagcacacagctggcctgagctgccctggcccctTGGAAGCCTCCAAAGGATGGAGTCTGAGGGGATGGaggtcccacagcagcaggacctgggagcagcctgctgtggctttgGGGGTGCCaaaggctgggtgcaggagctgggactGCTTCAGCCTGGGGCCCTGCAGCACATTTGAGCTGCCCACTGCCTTGTGAGCCCCCTCTGGGGAGTGGAGGgagtggagctgcagccaggagcacgGACATGGAGGTgtcaccatccatggaaccTGCCCAGAACCACTGCagtcagcctggggaggggctggggggaggctggggaggggttggggtgggggctggggaggttgttGCCCTCTCAGGCCCTGCCAGCTGTGTGGGATCcttgctctgcttctccctgaAGCTTTGCtaacagcagctcctctcctgcagctggccatggggaagatgatggagcaggGACCAGTGCTGATCATCACCTTCCAGGCCCAGGTGGTGATGGTGATTAAGAACCAgagtggggaggtggtggaaggagatcctgtaagtgctgctggtggctgtgagTGGTTtgtgcctccccagggcagctggcagcacctcaGCCTCTGAattccaggcagcagctcccagagccacTTGTGGCAAATGCTGGAGgccacccaggctgctgctggggctgggagcctccAGCTGGGAGCCTCTGGCAGCTGAGGacctctgccaggggctgctctgagcagcagctctctctgggtGTCCTCCCCTGGGGCCCAGCTCTGGACACAAGGAGCCCAGCCTGAGGGAGGGAGCCCAGctgagcctgcccaggcccagcacagaggctctccctgcccagagctggtggCCCAGCAGTGTTTGCTGGCAGGTTTGGGTCCTCCTcacccaggcagccccaggggaggcagcCTGGTGCTGTCTGGGGggagctgcctggagctggcCACTGCTGGCAGCTTTGCCTTGGGGGTGGGAGAGGCATTGAAGAGCttttggcagctctgctcttgggcCCAGCTTGGAAACTTGCAGGGAGTGGGGGGGAGGATAAAAAGGTAACCCAAGGCctggttctgctgctggagccccacCTGGAGCTGACTGACAGCCTGtcagggtggctgcaggggaggcccagctgagggagggatttCTTGCTCTCAGTGACTGCATTCCCAGCAGCCAGAGATTGATGTGGTAATTACTGAGCAGGATATCAAAGTCTGTTTGCTGTCTGCTCCCTCTGGAGCAGCCATGAATCAGGGAGATGCATGCAAGTCCCCCAGGGGGAAGCAGACCTCAGCTCTAATCaaagggcagaggcaggctgggagctgtgctgggcactgctgagctgcccctgcagagtgctggggggggtggtgggccAGGGAGAGGGAGCCTCACATCCTGCCCTGGTGGAgtcctgcaggctgcaaaggACCTTTCCAGATCAGCCCAAGGCCAACCATTggcccagcagtgccacagccccctgggctgTGACCCCCTcagggatggagactgcaccactgccctggggcagcctgggccaggcctgggcagccctcaaggggaagaaattgttcctcatggccagcccagacctcccctggggcagcttggggccattgcctcttgtcctcattcctggggagcagagcccaaccccagctggctgcagcctcctctcagggagctgcagagggcagtgaggtctccctcagcctcctctgctccatactaaccacccccagctcccaccctccccagccctgcccccagacccttccccagctccattgcccttctctggcctggctgcagcctcctctcagggagctgcagagggcaatgaggtctccctcagcctcctctgctccatactaaccacccccagctcccaccctccccagccctgccccccagacccttccccagctccattgcccttctctggcctggctgcagcctcctctcagggagctgcagagttcCACAGGTCAAGGTCTGTCCCCCAGAGACCCCTGGAAggcctcctcctggctctgggacCCAAGggtttctccctccctgcctgtgctgagctcccagccacaacccagcagctgctgctggagctctgtgcttgggagcaagctgcagggcagtgtctgggggggtggagcaggtgcccctcagccctggcagggggcagggggcaggggccaggctctgacagctctctccctgcaggacAAGGTGCTGAGGATGCTCTACGTGTGGGCACTGTGCAGGGACCAGCAGGAGCTCAACCCCTATGCTGCCTGGAGGCTCTTGGAcatttcctcctccagcactgagcaggtgctctgagagctgcccccaggccttcctgcagctccctgcccaccctgccaccTCTGGACTTGCACCTCCCTGGTGGCCTGTGGGGGAAGGAGGCTTGGGCTGgttcctggcagcagcagaggctgtggctgtgccctcgTTGCaccactctgagcagcctgccctctgctctgctgtgccctggcagcccagggctggctgctgggggccagcTGGGGTGctctgagcccccagcagctgctcttggctcctcctttccttctgcctgaaggaggctgcttggctgctgtctgttgcccagtgctgccagaggtggctgtgggagagctgagatgtgccagctccagctgccagcctccATCATCCTTTGGTagcctccagccagccctgaggagtccctggaggtgctctggGGGCACAGtggtcttagctgcatctcctctGGGGCTACACCAAGgagcctctggcactgcagTGTCTTGCACCTGGCTCTGGGGTGGTCTGGGGCTGTTGGCAtcaccaggcagctgctggagcctggttgcagggctggaggttgctgccgggggggggtgggcacactgctgctgcctgggggggtcctgggggtgcctgctgctccctgccccttggatctctgctggggaggaggagctgggctgggcctggCCTGGAGGGGGCACACAGAGGGTGAGCAgtgggcagggatggagcagcagagcagtcagtgaagagcagccccagggggagagcagctgcagcccaggcagagctgcagctcccactgGGGGAGGTCCagtcccagcctggctctctgctcctgggggcCTGAGCCTcaggagggcacagagctggcccagggcctccaggcagcactggagggagggagaggctgagctcctggcacACTGACCTggaccctgggctgctgctggaggctgtgcttGGGAGCTGTGGCCTGGGGGCAgtcaccagctcctgctgcagagtgaggtggggagggcagggggcaaggagaggactctgctctgctctgctctgctccaggcagggcCCTGCCTTCATTAAAGACTTTGGTTGCCAGCTCTTGCTTCTCCTCTGTGTGCAGAGCCCTTCCTTTGGGTGGctcccacagccctggctgaggccttggcctgcaggggctgtgggggcaggggggggtgagTGAAGCAAATCCCCCCCAGGAGATGAGGCACAAGAGGGaaggcctcaggctgccccaggggaggctcagcttggccatgGGGAGcagtttcttcccagcaagggtgctctggctctggcccaggctgcccagggaggttggagctgccccagggctgcagccagcccaggtgaggttggttggggctgtgagcagccagctctggttgGGGGTCAGCAGTTAGGGAGTGGTTAAGAGCTGTGGCCGTGGTCTGggggccagggtggtgctgagctgctgcctggactggatgagcccagagggcttctccaagccagccctctccatgctgctcagctccctgctgccagcaggggcttgggctgggtgcaCCTTTCCcttcagcccaaaccattccatgcttCCAGGAGGTCCTCttgtccctctccccagctctggttGCTCTGTGCCTTGCTCAGAGGCTCgggcagtgctgcttttccccttggctggctgctgcaggcacattTCCACCACCTGCagtgggctgctcctgcctgggagcagagcctgggcagtgctcagcgccagctgtgctggagctggctccttgctgctcctccagcttgaggagctggagataGCTCAGTAGCTGCCTGAAACctcctgtcctcagctgctATTTCTGTGCTGGTGGGGAAGTGGTGCTGGTGGAGACAGATTTAGCCCTGGGCACCTTGTGCCAGCACGTGAGGGAGGGctgatgccagcagctgctctcccccctgcccctgggcagggaggcaacagccctgcagctgctgagcttggGGGAGACCTTGCAGACCACCCAGGCCAAGCCctcacccacagctcccagtcctccaaccacctcccccagctgaGGGAGgccaccagggctgggggggagtggtggaaaggggaggaggaggccccaggagccaggctggatgtgtgaagcagctgctggtggaagcagctcctggagctcccagcagcagtgggaggaagggggggaggtgctgggtgcccccagcccctggtgctgtgcctCAGGGGGTTGCcatggggatggtgactcagggctctgccagcagttGCCTGCTGAAAACCTGCTccatgggctgggggctgggggccctggggctgcctcctgGCATGGGCTGGGGGTGCCTCTGGGCCTGGAAGCTGAGGGTcagttgggttggaaaagacctctcagagcacccagcccaaccctgccagggcactgccaggccctggccctcagctccacatctccacagctctgaggcccccccagggatggggactccagcactgccctgagcagcctgggccagctctGGACAACCCTTCTGGGAGGAGGAATTGTCCCTGGGCATCAGCTGGGGgttctgctgggcaggggcttggtGGCCCCCAGCTGGGTCTGCACCatgccctcccccctccctgagctgtgagcaggagaggagcattgagaagctctccagaggctcccagggggctctgctggctctgaggGGCAGCCTTGGCCTCGAGGCCATTTCTGCCCTGCAAAGAAACTCAGCTGAAGGagctccaggcagcagagcaaggctgggggtggcctcttctccccaggagcaagggaaaggaaatggcctcaggctgccccaggggaggttgaggttggacttgagaagaaagttcttccctggaagggttctcacagcctggc
The DNA window shown above is from Dryobates pubescens isolate bDryPub1 chromosome 31, bDryPub1.pri, whole genome shotgun sequence and carries:
- the TIMM44 gene encoding mitochondrial import inner membrane translocase subunit TIM44 gives rise to the protein MAAAGGCRKCLLTGIWLISRRYPGPSLPRGTVYGISRPGLELQQSRCYASGGRKGFISGFVENIKQELAKNKEMKESIKKFRAEARRLEESDALQEARRKYKTIESETVKTSEVIKKKLEEITGTVKESLDEVSRSDLGRKIKEGVEEAAKTAKQSAESVTKGGEKLGKTAAFKAISQGVESVRKELDESVLGQSAPYRRPPRLRKRTEYSGDSTKEQRVFEANEEAMGVVLHKDSKWYQQWKDFKDNNVVFNRFFAMKMRYDESDHALIRASRALTDRVSDLLGGLFSKTEMSEVLTEILRVDPSFDKDRFLRQCERDIIPNVLEALIAGELEILKDWCYEATYSQLAHPIQQAKAMGLQFHSRILDIDNLDLAMGKMMEQGPVLIITFQAQVVMVIKNQSGEVVEGDPDKVLRMLYVWALCRDQQELNPYAAWRLLDISSSSTEQVL